The uncultured Trichococcus sp. DNA segment CCTGGAAACAACTCCAGCCGAAGTGGCCTACTTGTTGGAGCGCCTGTTGGACGGCGAATTGCTTTCAGAATCCAGCACAGCGTACTTTTTGGGCCTCTTGGGCGATCAGCAACTCGTCTATGCACTGAACACAGGCCTTACCGATGAAGTAACCTTTGCTCACAAAACCGGCTTGTTGGATGACGTATCCCATGACGCGGGCGTCCTGTCGATGGATGGTCAGAATTATATCGTAGCCGTCTTGACGGATGGTTGGCTAAACGCGACTGATGACGCCGCGCCGGTATTCGAGGGAATTGGCTCGGCCGTAATGACTTACCTGTATGCACAATAAACAGAAAAATATGACTTAAGCTTGGTCGTTCGGAATATTTTTCCGGACCACCAAGCTTTCGCTATACAGCAACGATTTCCAGAGGCTAATCCATGCGTCACAAATGTCGGTTCAGAAACATCACAAGGCTTATCGTTGGCTAATTCTCCTGAGTTGCGGTAAGGTATAGAGGTACTATCTATTTGCTGACGTTATATTTTTTATAGCCAGCTCAAATTCAAGCCAGTACAGGTATACTTCCAGGAGGAAAACATATGAAATTACAAGTAGAGAAACGCGACAAGGTTGGCTCATCTGCAGCAAAGCGTGCACGATCGGACAAAAAACTCACTGCAATCATCTATGGTAAAGATGTTGAAGCCACTCCAGTATTACTTGACGCAAAAGATTTTGACGAAGTGCTCAAGCAATTAGGTAAAAATGCAATCTTTGAAGTCAGCATATCCGGCGGAAAAACGATGCAAGTCATCGTTAAGGATATCCAACAAGCTGCCTTGAAGAACCAAATCCAAAACGTAGAATTACAAGCTCTCACAAAAGGTCAAAAATTGACGATGACTGTTGCGATTCACTTAGTCGGCAGCGAAGACATCAAAGAAGGTGTCTTGACCCAAACGTTGAATGAGTTGGAAATCGAAACGGACGCTGCCCATGTCCCTACCGAATTCCAAATCGCCGTTAATGAAATGAATATCGGTGATACCCTGACGGTTGCCGATATCAAAGTCGATGCCGGTATTACGGTCCTTACGGAGGCGGAATCCGCTGTTGTCATCTTAGCAGCTCCTGCTACAGAAACAGTAGCCGAGGAAGAGGCTTCAACTGAAGCAGAAGCAGCTGAAAAAGCCGCTGAATAATCATCAACTCAGAAAAGTGCAACGGCTTTGTTGATACACTTCTAAGTTTCACCAAATTCATCTACGCAACAAAAAAGTTTCGGTTTTGAACGTCAAAAACCGAAACTTTTTTTGTCTGTCCAAAATCAAATCCTGAACCATATTGCTTACGAATCCTTCAAAGCAGCAAACAGCTCATGCCCATTGCTTTTTTCCAAATAGTTTTCCAGGAACCGCTGAGCCAAACTGCCTTTTTTGATGTTGGCTTGCGCAGCTTCGATGGAAAACCATTCCGCATGATCTACTTCATCCGTTATGCCATCTAGGCACTCGTTCGCGACGATACAAAAACAACCCGAAGAGTGAACATTCGAAAAAACGAATGCTCACTTCTCGGGTTGGATTTATGGATGACAACCTGGTTTCCTTTTTATTGTGCCGATTCGCAGATGGCTTTTATGTTTTCAAGTGTGTGTTGGGTCGAGTTTTCCTCCATTTTATCCGTTACGAGTTTGTCGAGGATTTTCGTGAACAGCGTTTCAGGCGGCACGCTGTCGATATCGAACGTCAGCTCCGTTCCTCCCTCTTTTGCAACATAGCGGCTGGTTTGCTTGGTCGGAAAACTCCCGGTGATGTTCCCTTTCCAGATTGCGCCCTCGTCAGTAAGCTGGCTTTCCGTCACTTCGATGGTGATCGGGAAATGGATGCCCATCATGGAATAGCTCGATTTGACGATCGTGCCTACTTCCCCTTTTCCGCTGATGCTTTCCGGTTCGGAAAGGCCGTTGTAGAAGTGTGACCAATTCTCAGGGTTGATTGTGTACTCGTAGACTTTTTGGACTGGTGCATTGATGAAAATGGTTTTTTCAAAAGTAGCCATTATTGATTATCTCCTTTCAAAATCCAAGCAGTGCTTTTCACTTCTTTGACGTTAGGGATGGCCGGAAGGACAAAAAAACTTTGCGATTGCATTCCCCTCCAGGGAAATTCGGGCACTTGCCTTGTTCGTCTTTATTATACGCCTGTGTTGGCTATTATCAAAAAAGTATTACCGACTTTATTTGATAATATTTATGCGAATATTTTCAGCTGAGTAATCGTATCAGTTGTCCTATGTCCGTTATCGCACTAAAATAGGGTTATCAAGTGGAATAATTCCTTATGTATATCCACACTGTTTTTGGCCGCCCAGTTCAAATGCCTTCTGCTTCGGGAAGATGATTATCAAGTGAGGGGATCATAATGGAAGAAGACGTCAAGAAAAGCACCCGGGAAGAGGAAATGGAGCACCGCCAAGCGATTTTGAAGGATCTGATTCTTCGCCTTCATGCAGGTGATGACTACGAACAGATCAAGAAGGAATTCAAGGAACATTTCGCGACGGTCAGCGCTCTCGAGATTTCGATGATGGAACGGAGATTGATCGAACAAGGCATCGCAGTCGAGGAAATCCAGCGCCTTTGCTCGATCCACGCCGCTTTGTTTGCCGATGCAGTGACCTACGGGCAGCCGCCCACTCCGGAGAGCGAAAAACCGGGGCATCCGATCCGGGTGCTTA contains these protein-coding regions:
- a CDS encoding 50S ribosomal protein L25 — translated: MKLQVEKRDKVGSSAAKRARSDKKLTAIIYGKDVEATPVLLDAKDFDEVLKQLGKNAIFEVSISGGKTMQVIVKDIQQAALKNQIQNVELQALTKGQKLTMTVAIHLVGSEDIKEGVLTQTLNELEIETDAAHVPTEFQIAVNEMNIGDTLTVADIKVDAGITVLTEAESAVVILAAPATETVAEEEASTEAEAAEKAAE
- a CDS encoding SRPBCC family protein yields the protein MATFEKTIFINAPVQKVYEYTINPENWSHFYNGLSEPESISGKGEVGTIVKSSYSMMGIHFPITIEVTESQLTDEGAIWKGNITGSFPTKQTSRYVAKEGGTELTFDIDSVPPETLFTKILDKLVTDKMEENSTQHTLENIKAICESAQ